Below is a window of Epinephelus fuscoguttatus linkage group LG12, E.fuscoguttatus.final_Chr_v1 DNA.
CTTGTGTTTGGGTCAGCATGATTATTAAATCAGTCTTTTGTATACTGAGCCAATCACATGTTTGGTTAGCTGTTTACTTATCAACAAACTTACTAATTTACTACGTTTGCATTGAACGACAAATTCTGAATTATCATTTGAGTTAAATATGTTATCAACAGAAATATTTCCCTCACACATGAATGGATGAAGCaatattcaaataaatgtaAGTTGCTTTTAAAGCTTGTGTGAATACGTCTCACTGTTTAtgtcttcagtgtttttctatCAACACCTCCTGCTGCCAGAAATGTCTTTGTAACCTGTGTGACACCTTTAACGACATCAGGAGCTCCAGGTGCTCAGTTACAGCCAATCAAGGTCTCAATCAGGCAGCTGACTCCCTGTGACGTCCTCGTCACACTCTGCGGTCAGAGGGCCGCCATCAGCAGATCCCTCACCTTTAACTCACAGTTACTCAGCAGTGTAACTTGTAAGAGTCCAAGAGCCATACTTCAGCTgagtatttatattttattccacGTGTGACGACTCCCTCCTCCTGGGCTCCAGGTCTCCTCTGCTTGGTGGCTCTGCAGGTGCTGAATAATGGCTCGTTAGCTGTGTGAGCTACACCTGGTCCGTCTCCCTCACTttccagtctgtctgtctgtctgatttgCAAAGTTCATTGTAGGTTTGTGATATCACAGCTTCCTTTGGAGCGTCTGGCTCTCCACATTTTGGGGTTCATCTTTGCAAATCTTTAAACAACTGCAGACACTGGACATCTTGCAGGTGAATCTTCTCACTAAGTGTAAATGTCTTTGTCTGAAAATAGTTAATAAATAATGTTAATGCCAAATAAATCATGATGGATTACTAGATCTTAATTTTTGCgctattttggatttttggggTGATTCAGTTTTTGAGCATTTGAACACTGACTTATACATcgattaccatggcaacagtttGGGTCAGCCCTGAAGAATATtgttcaaacaaaaaatataacagTATTAGAAATGATGTTTCATTACATCCAGATGTGTCAATGAGAAAATGAGATTAGAaacttaaaacatatttataatTGAGGATGATCTCAGTTTTACAGTcgtcaaaattaaaacaaagaatGGAATCGACACTTTCTTTGAGCTTACAAACTGCAGGATCAGAACTGTTTCAAAATCTGTTAAATTCAAGGTAACGTCAAATAAAAATCTTAATATCTTAAATTCGGCTAAACTTGTTCATGTCACAGAGAAATGTGCGTCAGACTTGAGGAGCTTGATTAACGAGACCTTCATCAGCTTTGTGCGTATTTATTTATGGAAACTTTTCACGTCCATgactttgttattttgaaacacGCTGACAATCTTCTGCCGGAGCTCTTTACACTGCAGCCCGTAGATGATGGGGTTCAGGGCCGGGGGGAGGACGTGGAACATGACCGACGCCACCTTCCCATTGTCCGCCCACTCAGGCCGACGGTGCATGATCATGGGCGTGAAGCTTGCCACCAACATGATAAGGTAGACGGCCAGGTGGGTGGCACAGGTCTGCAGCGCCCGACTGTTCAGCACCTTGTTCTTGTTGCTCAGACACACAATGGTGATCCTCAGGTAGGTGAGCGTGACGCTGCCGAGGGAGGAGCTCAAGATGACCACAGCGCTGCCGAGGCCGTAGATGTGATTGATGAGAAGATTTTGGCAGGAGAGCTTAAACAAGGAGGCGTTGTCGCAGAATGGGTTAATTATTAGCCGCCTGCAGCGCGTCAGGCGGATAGTGAGACCCAGGAGGATGGCGACAAAGATGAAGGCCGCCACCCACGCCCCCGCTGACAGCTTCACCACCATCCTGTTGGTCATGATGGTGGCGTATCGCAGGGGGTTGCAGATGGCCACGTAGCGATCGAAGGCCATGATCATGAGCACCGTGTGAGAGGTGCCTGCGTGAAAGTGAGCGCAGAATGCCTGGACGACACAGTCGATGTAATGAACGTAGCGCTCTGTGACTGGAGTAAAAACGTCACTTAACAAGCGAGGGATGACGGCCGTCGCCCCGAAGACATCGTTAATGCTCATGTTGCAGAAGAGCAGGTACATGGGCTGGTGGAGGCTCCGCTCCATGGTGATCAGGACCACCAGGCTGATGTTGGACACCATGATGAAGATGTAGATGAGGAGCAGGAGGATGAAGGCAGGAACAGAGGACTGGGGGCTGACCTTTAACCCCTCGATGGATATGACATCCATATTGAAGGTTTTGTTCTCCATTCTGCAGAGGGACGATCCTGCAGAGGATCAGAGACAAAGAATTCAGTAATCACTTTGCTCAATAACAAACCTGATCTGTCAgagtgatgatggtgatgatgatgacgacgacGACAGGATAATCCATCAGTGGTTCATGCTCTGCAACGAAACCACAGTGCAGTTGCTGGAAGCATTGttggacaaacaaacaacaaaaatggaaggcataaaaaatcaaagtccaggCACTCAGGTCggtttggaaaaataaaaaagcctttatttaatGGGCAGGAGTCATTAAAAACACCAGCGCGTGTTGGCTTGTGTCTTCCTCAGGGTGTATGAAGACAAGAGAGCAAACAAAGCAATTATAGTTGCAGTCACTTCAGCTGTGAATCATTCAGTCTGTGCCATTTTCTTTTAGGCCTCTAGGAGGCCTCAGTCAAGATTTAGTACAAGAAGACTGTAACTTCTGGGGGATCAGACAACAAACTTACTGAGCCCCTCTCACAGACTGTCAAGTCTTAACTAAATAAGAATAATGTAAACAGAATAGAATCCACAATAGAAACCATACGAgaacaacagacaacaaaaacgTTTGATTTTTAGCTGCCAGTTTCTCTTGTTCTACCGAccagtgccaccaaaagcacttgtttttcactgagtcATTGTTGAGTTTTAGCGGCTTTTTAGCCATCAGACGACCTCAACCAGGTTCTGTGAACCAAAACACAATCTTGCCTAAACagaaccacatgttaaccacagggCTGTTACAAAATAATGTTATCAAGTGTCCGTTACATaacaacatacaaatgtaaggtatccatggtttgcagaaacgtacatgTATTCTGCTGATGGAGGTGAAAAGCAGCAAgttaaaagaacaaaggaaagtGAAAACTAAATCATGAAACACGTGTGAAGTGTAATGTAGAAGAcaaaagtcagacacaacatgtgGCGTGACGCTGATGGTTTTTGATTTACTGCACGAGGATGTTTTAACAGGAGCATGTTGCTCACAAAGTCTCAGTAAAAACTGTGATTAGTTATGAACTGAAACTTTGGTTAAAGGAAATGAAACTAAACAGtaattttgaatttaaaaaagcagtAATAATATTGTAATTGATAGAAAAAGCAGCTCTAATACTGTAATACTGTACTGACATTCAGAAATCACACTGAttgaaaaatacaataacacCACTGCAATACTGCAGCTGACCtgcaacctgcatgtctttggactgtgggaggaaacccacgatgacacggggagaacatgcaaactccacacagaagggctcctccacctGAAGGAACCCTCTTGACAATGCCAACCACTGCACCAGCGTGCTTCCACAGAAATAACACTAACTGGAAAATACAGTTACAATACTGCAGTTACAAATACTACCACTGTACTGTAATTGGAAACACAATAATAATGCTGTAAATAAAAATCCACATAAATAAAACCAACGTACTAGCACCTGTTAGTGACTCTAAAATCTACAGCAACATTTTTACAGTGAGACAACATGTCCTCACGTCACGTCTTCCTGAATCAGACTCCAGTCTGGTTTTATGTGAATTCTTTCTGGTCCTTTATTTTAGTCACTAATTTTGACTCATCAgactcagaatcagaatcagatttATCACCCTGCAGGATTTTTACTTTAAATCTGCCTCAGTGTTCAGTGTGTACAAGAAACATATTGAAGGCAAGATTCTGATGATCCTGCACGTGTATGTAAAGACTTCAAATGTTAAGGGTCACATGATCTCTCTCATCAGCACTGTCACATTAAATCAGAGTCACAAAACTAAATAATTTGACTGCAGTTACAGTTCAGCGTCACACTGTACTGTCTGAACTTGAGACGACATATtagaaacaaaacagatttCAATTAAACAAATGGAGGCACCATGCAAAGAGTTTTAGCTcctttatgttttatatgtgaTCTGTTGATACGTCCAAGTTTCCTGCTGCAGCTTTGATAATCTGTGTTTTATCACTGCTGTGCACAACATAACTTCAGCTTATTACATCGACACTGATGTTCAGTTAACTGAGCTGTGAGTAATCGTCCTGCATGTTTCACCATGATGTCTTTCAGCTCTGcctcatcactgcagctccacTCAGAGGCCAACCCTCCTGTTAGATCAGTTAATAGTATAAAATGATGTGAGTTCAGACTGTTGTGTCACCTTTAATGACGACAAAGACGTCATGAAAATGTCCCAGACTCCAGTTCTTAGTCTCGTCAGTGAGTCTGGAGACAAACAGGATCTGAATCAACCTGTCACAGATGCTGTTTATAAAAACCAGGACCAATCAGGAGACGAGGCACCACAACGACCAAAGAACtgacaaattaaatatatttttcatttgctGTTTATTCCGCAGTTTAAAGAGAGGACACCCAGAGTGAGTGGTGATAGCACCATGAAACTTCCCCGGGTGATTAAATACATTAAGacatttatattttgtgttaCAAGTTCTCTGAAATGTTACAGTTGAAATTGCAAATGAGGCGTTTTCTCATTCTGCACTAGTTTGCATATGTT
It encodes the following:
- the LOC125897866 gene encoding olfactory receptor 52N5-like yields the protein MENKTFNMDVISIEGLKVSPQSSVPAFILLLLIYIFIMVSNISLVVLITMERSLHQPMYLLFCNMSINDVFGATAVIPRLLSDVFTPVTERYVHYIDCVVQAFCAHFHAGTSHTVLMIMAFDRYVAICNPLRYATIMTNRMVVKLSAGAWVAAFIFVAILLGLTIRLTRCRRLIINPFCDNASLFKLSCQNLLINHIYGLGSAVVILSSSLGSVTLTYLRITIVCLSNKNKVLNSRALQTCATHLAVYLIMLVASFTPMIMHRRPEWADNGKVASVMFHVLPPALNPIIYGLQCKELRQKIVSVFQNNKVMDVKSFHK